GTCGGGCCTCTTCGCGCCTTCGGCGTGGATGACCTCGATTTGGCGGTTGGGCCTCTTCGCGCCTTCGGCGCTTTCTCCATGTTGCTTGAATGGGGATGACCTCGGTGTGGCGGTTGGGCCTCTTCGCGCCTTCGGCGCTCATCGGGGCGGCCGGGCGACCATCGTGGCTATTCGAGGGCTTGCTGGAGGTCTTCGATCAGATCACCGGGGTCCTCCAGCCCTACCGAGATGCGCACGAGGCCCGGGCCGATGCCCATGGCCGCCTTGTCCTCGTCGGAGAGGCGGCGGTGGGAGGTGCGCGCCGGGTAGGTCCAGGTCGTCGCCACATCGCCGAAGCTCGGCGCGAACTCGAGCAGCCGCGTCCGCGCCATGAGCCGCTCCACCGCCAGCGCCCCGCCCCCGAGATCCACCGAGAGGATGGCGCCCATGGGCCCCGGCATCAGCCGCCGGGCCAGGACATGCTGCCGATGGGACGGGAGCCCCGGATAGTGAACGCGCGCCACGGCTGGATGGCGCTCGAGGAACTGCGCCAGCTGGAGGGCCGTGGCCGACTGCCGCTCGAGCCGCACGCCGAGCGTCCGGGCGCCGCGCACGGCCAGCCAGGCGTCGAAGGGGCCGAGGTTGGTGCCTGCCCGGATCATCGCCTCGCGCAGCCTGTCCATGCTCTCCCTGCGGCCCAGCACCAGTCCGCCCGTCATGTCGCCATGCCCCGAGATGAACTTGGTCAGGCTGTGCACCACCACGGTGGCCCCGTGCTCGATGGGGCGGAGGACGGCCGGCGAGGCCATGGAGGCGTCCACGATGAGCGCGACGCCGCGGCGCTCGAGCCCCGCCGACAGCGCGGGGAGGTCCGCCAGGAGCAGCAGGGGGTTGGACAGGGCCTCGACGAAGACGGCCCGGGTGCGTGGCGCGCAGGCCTCGAGGATGCGCCCGGCGTCAGTGGCGTCCACGAAGGTCGTCTCCACTCCGAGTCGCGCGCCCTCTGATCGCAGGAAGGATGCCGTGGTCCCGTAGAGATCGCGCGCCGCCACCAGGTGGTCGCCGGCCGAGAACAGCCCAAGGAGCAGCGCCGTCGTGGCCCCCATCCCCGACGCGCAGGCCACGGCGGCCTCGGCGCCCTCGAGCCGCGCCACCAGGTCCTCGAGCATGGTGTGGTTGCCTGTGCCGTAGCGCCCGTAGACGTAGCCGGCGGTCTTGCCTTCCCAGACGGACTCCACCGTCTCCATGTCCTCGAAGACGTAGACGTTGGTCTGATAGATCGGGGCCGTGAGCGGGCGGCTCGCCGAGACCGTGTCGCGGCCACCCCGCGCTGCCAGGGTATGGAAGTTCACGCCCGGTCTCCTCCTCTCATTACACGAGGGGAACGGCCATCTCCGGCTCGCGGGCCGGGGGGGCGGGGTGCCGCCCCAGCTCCCGGATCGCATCGCCGAGCCGTTTCATCCCTTCCTCGATCTGCGACAGCGCGACGGCCGAGAACGACAGCCGCAGGGAGCGCTCGCCGCCGCCGTCGGTGAAGAAGGCCTCCCCCGGCGTGAAGGTCACGCCGCGCGCCTGCGCCCGCGGGAACAGCGCGGCGGTCTCGAGCCCCTCGGGCAGCGTGAGGAGGAGCGAGAAGCCGCCCTCGGTCTCGGTCCACGTGACGCCCGGGGGCATGAGGCGCGCGAGGGAATCCAGCAGCGCGGACCGGCGCCGGCCGTACTCGCGCAGCACCCGCACCTGATGCCGCTCGAGGAGCCGGCCCTCGCAGAAGTGGTACACGGCTGCCTGGAGCAGAGGGCTCGTATGGATGTCGGCCAGCTGCTTGGCCATGTCGAGCCGCTCGATCAGGGCCGGTGGCGCCACGAGCCAGCCGAGCCTGAGTCCGGGGAAAAGGATCTTGGAGAACGTGCCGATGTAGATCACCAGCCCCGCGGGATCCATGGCCTTGAGCGGTCCCGGGGGCCGCTCCCCCCAGAAGAGCGTGCCATCGAAGCCGTCCTCGACGATGGGAAGCCTGTGCCGGACCGCCAGGTCCACGAGGCGCTGCCGCACGGCCAATGGCATGGTGAGCCCGGTGGGGTTGTGCGCGCTGGGCTGGCAGTAGAGGAACTTGGGCGCCTGGCGCTCGAGCAGCCGCTCGAGATGGGACAGGGAGAGCCCGGAGGCCGCCATGGGCACGGGCAGGAGCTCCGCGCCGAAGGAGCGGAACACCTGCATGGCGCGCGGATAGGAGGGCTGCTCGATGGCCACGAGGTCTCCCGGATCGAGCAGCGTGCGAGCCACCAGATCAAAGCCCTGCTGGGAGCCGTTGACGATCAGGATCTCCTCCGGGTGGGCCTCGACCCCGAAGCGCAGCAGGTAGCGAGCCAGGTACCGGCGCAGGGGGGGATAACCGGTCGGAGGGTAGTACTGGAGCAGCTCTCGGCCCTCTTCCCTGATGACCCGGTTGAGGACACGGCGGAAGGCATCCGTGGGGAACAGCGCGCTGTCCGGCATCCCACCGGCGAAGGAGATCGTTCCGGGGGCCGTCCGGACCGGTTGGCTGTAGCTTCGCCGCCGGTGCGTGTCGGCCATCGCAACCTGGGCCCGCCTGGAGAGGAGCTCGGACCAGTCGAGCCGCGGCACGGCGACCGGGACGGGCTCCGCCGATGCGGGGACCCGCTCGGCGACGAAGGTGCCCTGTCCCACGTGCGCCCTGGCCCAGCCCGCCGCGATCAGCTCCTCGTAGGCCGCGGCCACGGTGGTTCGGTTCACGCCGACGTCGCGCGCCAGCTCCCTCGAGGCCGGCAGCTTCACGCCGGGCGCGAGGAGCCCCTGGCGGATCAATCGCTCGAGATGGGCCTGGATCTGCCGGGCCAGCGGGACACGCCCGCCCTCCCCGCCCGTGCGCCTCAGGGGAATCTTCATGACCCCACCATACCAGCCATTATCGTGTCATCAGGCGCAGTGTAAAGAGCCAATTGGCCGTATCTCTTATCAGCCAATAGACGGGCGGTCCTGGCGTGGTAAGATTGCCGCCCCATGCCCGGTCTGGTCGTGCTCGAGTCCATGTGGAACCGGAAGGGCCAGCTCCTCGAGGAGGAGCCCTCGGTGCTCCCC
This window of the Candidatus Rokuibacteriota bacterium genome carries:
- a CDS encoding PLP-dependent transferase, with translation MNFHTLAARGGRDTVSASRPLTAPIYQTNVYVFEDMETVESVWEGKTAGYVYGRYGTGNHTMLEDLVARLEGAEAAVACASGMGATTALLLGLFSAGDHLVAARDLYGTTASFLRSEGARLGVETTFVDATDAGRILEACAPRTRAVFVEALSNPLLLLADLPALSAGLERRGVALIVDASMASPAVLRPIEHGATVVVHSLTKFISGHGDMTGGLVLGRRESMDRLREAMIRAGTNLGPFDAWLAVRGARTLGVRLERQSATALQLAQFLERHPAVARVHYPGLPSHRQHVLARRLMPGPMGAILSVDLGGGALAVERLMARTRLLEFAPSFGDVATTWTYPARTSHRRLSDEDKAAMGIGPGLVRISVGLEDPGDLIEDLQQALE
- a CDS encoding PLP-dependent aminotransferase family protein — protein: MKIPLRRTGGEGGRVPLARQIQAHLERLIRQGLLAPGVKLPASRELARDVGVNRTTVAAAYEELIAAGWARAHVGQGTFVAERVPASAEPVPVAVPRLDWSELLSRRAQVAMADTHRRRSYSQPVRTAPGTISFAGGMPDSALFPTDAFRRVLNRVIREEGRELLQYYPPTGYPPLRRYLARYLLRFGVEAHPEEILIVNGSQQGFDLVARTLLDPGDLVAIEQPSYPRAMQVFRSFGAELLPVPMAASGLSLSHLERLLERQAPKFLYCQPSAHNPTGLTMPLAVRQRLVDLAVRHRLPIVEDGFDGTLFWGERPPGPLKAMDPAGLVIYIGTFSKILFPGLRLGWLVAPPALIERLDMAKQLADIHTSPLLQAAVYHFCEGRLLERHQVRVLREYGRRRSALLDSLARLMPPGVTWTETEGGFSLLLTLPEGLETAALFPRAQARGVTFTPGEAFFTDGGGERSLRLSFSAVALSQIEEGMKRLGDAIRELGRHPAPPAREPEMAVPLV